One region of Armigeres subalbatus isolate Guangzhou_Male chromosome 3, GZ_Asu_2, whole genome shotgun sequence genomic DNA includes:
- the LOC134219285 gene encoding uncharacterized protein LOC134219285 has protein sequence MMNSMVDQSVHPVVTVPQIVSVVSEVDHQSCDVQIMSSDSRLSSAPPEELASIYDDGEKGLTEEIIEYVAGSMPSPSEGCEEAEQSKVNIESQSNTASMEMLYPSEQNQDESNQPNGTTSTSNVENESPNISPKRNSSEGALLTKCTSTSNAENESPNISHKRNSSEGALLTKCTKKQASTEMKFRCFDINWSKISDHLLDRLRALQEFKKSNPGVFIPAAIRITKTELTTLINTVVEQLRIIDTRIRADTMETVARQILEKFPALDYTDDDGFGGGQGYIELKYKMINRNNYLNRFRNSQPHQTLINSMSLKKKRNERAGTLSEYWAKSANQCDKVVQAKLVRDEPNLLSNEFLLLSQPYVRFRLDEKINTAIMLKQLPVLRRRLLLNFHFNQATGVNVTEFRKYFASKREKIIRYSHAVKSNKNLTEASTDFEILEFLCLLVGENFEDFLIKKEIGTRIDDIFIGSPGPIMVSVDIGNERSVFYIYANETRLTEGAVDIITAMEDIFTIHFVHNFMYTKVSSKFMEFIQEYFLKIITMAASKSNASRVGQRQRSVRKVIAALSNFEVTNPPDTDA, from the exons ATGATGAATTCGATGGTAGACCAATCGGTACATCCGGTTGTGACAGTTCCTCAAATCGTATCAGTCGTTTCGGAAGTTGatcatcaatcatgtgatgtgCAAATAATGTCAAGTGACAGTCGGCTTTCAAGCGCCCCTCCAGAGGAGTTAGCGTCAATCTACGACGATGGCGAGAAAGGCCTCACTGAAGAGATTATCGAATATGTCGCTGGATCCATGCCATCTCCTTCCGAAGGATGCGAAGAAGCTGAACAAAGCAAAGTAAACATTGAAAGTCAGTCAAACACAGCCAGTATGGAAATGTTATATCCGAGTGAGCAGAATCAAGATGAATCAAATCAACCGAATGGCACTACATCAACCAGCAATGTTGAAAATGAATCTCCGAATATCAGTCCCAAACGCAACTCCTCCGAAGGTGCGCTGCTTACAAAATGCACATCAACCAGCAATGCTGAAAATGAATCTCCGAATATCAGTCACAAACGCAACTCCTCCGAAGGTGCGCTGCTTACAAAATGCACAAAGAAACAAGCATCCACGGAGATGAAATTTCGGTGTTTCGATATCAATTGGAGCAAAATCAGTGACCACCTTCTGGATCGTTTGCGAGCCCTacaagaatttaaaaaatccaaTCCAGGTGTATTTATACCCGCAGCGATACGTATCACCAAGACAGAACTAACGACATTGATAAACACCGTGGTAGAACAGCTTCGAATTATCGATACGAGAATCAGAGCCGATACTATGGAAACAGTCGCACGTCAAATTCTTGAAAAGTTCCCGGCATTAGATTACACTGACGACGATGGGTTTGGAGGCGGCCAAGGTTACATCGAGCTGAAATACAAAATGATTAATCGGAACAACTATTTAAACCGGTTCAGAAATTCTCAGCCACATCAAACACTTATTAATTCAATGAGTCTAAAGAAGAAGCGGAACGAACGAGCAGGAACTCTGAGTGAATACTGGGCGAAATCTGCCAACCAGTGTGATAAGGTTGTTCAAGCAAAATTGGTTAGAGATGAACCGAACTTGctttcaaacgaatttctgcTCCTATCACAACCTTACGTTCGGTTCAGGCTTGATGAGAAAATTAATACAGCCATCATGTTGAAACAACTGCCGGTTCTACGACGACGTCTCCTTCTGAATTTCCATTTCAATCAGGCTACCGGAGTGAACGTTACAGAATTTCGTAAATATTTTGCATCGAAGAGGGAAAAAATCATCCGGTACTCACATGCTGTCAAATCCAATAAGAATCTGACAGAAGCATCAACCGACTTTGAAATACTGGAATTTCTTTGTTTGCTTGTAGGAGAGAACTTCGAAGATTTCCTGATCAAGAAGGAA ATTGGTACACGTATTGATGACATATTTATTGGCAGTCCAGGCCCAATTATGGTATCTGTTG ACATAGGTAATGAAAGATCCGTATTCTACATCTACGCTAACGAAACGCGATTGACTGAGGGCGCAGTTGATATAATTACTGCTATGGAAGATATTTTCACTATACACTTTGTTCATAATTTTATGTACACTAAAGTCTCGTCGAAGTTCAtggaatttattcaggaatACTTCCTGAAGATAATAACTATGGCGGCATCAAAATCGAACGCTAGCCGCGTAGGCCAGAGACAGCGTTCAGTCAGAAAAGTGATTGCTGCCTTATCAAATTTCGAAGTTACCAATCCACCAGACACAGATGCTTGA